From the genome of Staphylococcus haemolyticus, one region includes:
- a CDS encoding M50 family metallopeptidase, which produces MVYLENFFTTTINLNIYLICIIAIIYIMIHQNRHRQFNQYLDVYLNYIPVLTHEFGHVLFNKISGGRAKDLVIVTRPSERLQTMQQGYAITQSKGLIGQFITTLGGYIMPPLILLIGLSAAYYGHPSLFLSAYIIIFIYFLILTSRKLSPIIVLILFIALLYFLVQHDNQLLFYYLVTFIYHLILGVLLGEVLQSSWTIFKLTFQRPIPSWDGRTLTELTRIPTFLFSTLWIAINIFTIYLMLIFTI; this is translated from the coding sequence ATGGTCTATTTAGAAAACTTTTTTACTACAACTATTAATTTAAATATATATTTAATCTGTATTATAGCAATTATCTATATTATGATTCATCAAAATAGACATCGTCAATTCAATCAATATTTAGATGTTTATTTAAACTATATTCCTGTACTTACACATGAATTCGGTCATGTATTATTCAATAAAATCAGTGGTGGACGCGCAAAAGATTTAGTCATCGTCACACGGCCTTCGGAACGACTTCAAACGATGCAACAAGGCTATGCTATTACCCAATCCAAGGGGCTCATTGGACAATTCATTACAACTCTAGGTGGCTATATTATGCCTCCATTAATTCTTTTAATTGGTCTAAGTGCTGCGTATTATGGTCACCCTAGTTTGTTCTTAAGCGCTTATATCATCATTTTCATTTATTTTTTAATACTTACATCACGCAAACTATCACCTATCATTGTACTAATTTTATTTATTGCACTTCTATACTTCTTAGTACAACATGATAATCAATTATTATTTTATTATCTAGTCACATTTATTTATCACCTTATACTAGGTGTCTTATTAGGTGAGGTTTTACAATCAAGTTGGACGATATTCAAACTGACTTTTCAGCGACCAATTCCAAGTTGGGATGGACGCACATTGACAGAACTTACACGCATACCAACTTTCTTATTCAGTACATTATGGATAGCGATTAACATATTTACGATATACTTAATGCTTATCTTTACAATTTAA
- a CDS encoding metal-dependent transcriptional regulator, with protein MLTEEKEDYLKAILANEGDTSFVSNKKLSQYLNIKPPSVSEMVGRLEKVGYVETKHYKGVKLSDEGLKHTLDIIKRHRLLELFLIEVLQYNWEEVHQEAEILEHRISDLFVERLDKILDYPETCPHGGIIPRNQHFEEKFTVSLLEFEPGDKVTIKRVRDKTELLVYLSSKNISIGNDVEIVTKDETNKVMILKRNDIVTILSYDNAMNIFAEHV; from the coding sequence ATGTTAACTGAAGAAAAAGAGGATTATCTAAAAGCAATATTAGCCAATGAAGGAGATACATCCTTTGTCTCAAATAAAAAGTTATCTCAGTACTTAAATATAAAACCTCCTTCAGTTAGTGAAATGGTTGGACGCTTGGAAAAGGTTGGTTATGTTGAAACGAAACACTATAAAGGTGTGAAACTCTCAGATGAGGGCTTGAAACATACGTTGGATATCATTAAGCGTCACCGCCTGTTGGAGTTATTTTTAATAGAAGTTTTACAATATAATTGGGAAGAAGTCCATCAAGAAGCGGAAATTTTGGAACATCGCATTTCAGATTTATTTGTAGAACGCTTGGATAAGATACTTGATTATCCTGAAACATGTCCACACGGTGGTATTATCCCTAGAAATCAGCATTTTGAAGAGAAATTCACGGTATCTTTATTAGAATTTGAACCTGGTGATAAAGTGACGATTAAGCGAGTACGTGATAAGACCGAACTTCTGGTATACCTTTCTAGCAAAAATATTTCAATTGGAAATGATGTTGAGATCGTAACTAAAGATGAAACAAATAAAGTAATGATTTTGAAACGAAATGATATTGTAACGATACTAAGTTATGATAATGCAATGAATATTTTTGCAGAGCATGTTTAA